The genomic interval GTTTTGCCGCTGTCAGAAGCCTGCAGCAAAGCGGATGGGTGAGACTGGACCAGGTCAGGGTAGCAGCGCCGGTTACCGCAGAGCCGGAAGAAGCGCTTCAATGAACAGCACCTTGTTAATCTGTCTAATAAACATTACTGAATGAAAATAACGCTTATTGCCGGAGCCAGGCCAAACTTCATGAAGATAGCCCCCATCATTGCCGCCATCAGGGACCGGCAGCAACAGGGGGAGGATATCCATTACCGGCTGGTACATACAGGTCAGCATTATGATAAGAACATGAGCCAGTCTTTCTTTGAACAGCTCAACATACCGGAGCCGCATGTGAACCTGGAAGCAGGGGGCGGCTCCCAGGCAGAGCAGACGGCCAATATCATGGTGCGTTTTGAAAAAGAGTTAACAGAACATCGCCCGGACCTCGTGCTGGTAGTGGGCGATGTTACCTCGACCCTTGCATGCTCTATTGTTGCCAAAAAACTGATGGTGAAAGTAGCGCATGTGGAAGCGGGTATAAGATCGGGCGATATCACTATGCCGGAAGAGATCAACCGGATGGTGACAGATGCCATCACGGACTATTTCTTTACCACATCGGAGATAGCGAACGCCAATCTGCGTAAAGAAGGTAAACAGGAAGAACAGATCATTTTCGTAGGCAACACGATGATCGATACTTTACTGAAACAACGCAGCCGTTTCACGGCGCCGGCCATCTTCGCAACGGCGGCATTAAAACCCCAGGGCTACCTGGTGATGACGCTGCACCGTCCTGCCAACGTGGATGTGCAGGAAAACCTGTCACTGCTGATCAGTGAGATCATGAACAACAGTAACGGACTGCCGGTGATCTTCCCGGTGCATCCCCGCACGGCAAAGAACCTGGAGAGCAGCCGGCTGTCATATCCCAATCTCCACCTGGTAGAACCATTGGGATACCTGGAATTCAATTACCTGGTGGAGAATGCCAAAGCGGTTATTACCGACTCCGGTGGC from Chitinophaga filiformis carries:
- the wecB gene encoding non-hydrolyzing UDP-N-acetylglucosamine 2-epimerase, with protein sequence MKITLIAGARPNFMKIAPIIAAIRDRQQQGEDIHYRLVHTGQHYDKNMSQSFFEQLNIPEPHVNLEAGGGSQAEQTANIMVRFEKELTEHRPDLVLVVGDVTSTLACSIVAKKLMVKVAHVEAGIRSGDITMPEEINRMVTDAITDYFFTTSEIANANLRKEGKQEEQIIFVGNTMIDTLLKQRSRFTAPAIFATAALKPQGYLVMTLHRPANVDVQENLSLLISEIMNNSNGLPVIFPVHPRTAKNLESSRLSYPNLHLVEPLGYLEFNYLVENAKAVITDSGGITEETTVMGVPCMTLRDSTERPETCTLGTNELLGTDPRAIKPAMERLFRGEWKKGSIPPLWDGHAAERIIESLIEIFAVTEKYSRAI